Proteins found in one Allorhizobium pseudoryzae genomic segment:
- a CDS encoding DMT family transporter, protein MTRLQANLVLLLAAAIWGGGFVAQATAMDSIGPFWFVGLRFAIAAIAVLPFALLEQKRQGSPPRRMDLLAFILVGTALFGGAITQQIGLTTTTVTNSAFLTGLYVVFVPVISVLLFRQAPHWIIWPVALIALSGIFLLSGGSLTAMSTGDLWSVTCAVFWALQIVLAGRFVARSARPLALSATQFATCALLSIAFGMAWEPVSLAAIENSLGEILYVGLISSGLAFVLQVIGQRYTTAPQAAIFLSSEALFGAFFGAALLGETLPAAGYFGCALILLAMLTVELVPELLKRRNSTY, encoded by the coding sequence ATGACCCGCCTCCAGGCGAACCTTGTTTTGCTGCTGGCCGCCGCCATCTGGGGTGGCGGTTTCGTCGCTCAGGCGACCGCCATGGATTCAATCGGCCCCTTCTGGTTCGTCGGCCTGCGGTTTGCCATCGCCGCGATCGCCGTTCTCCCCTTTGCTCTTCTGGAGCAGAAACGCCAAGGCTCGCCCCCGCGCCGAATGGACCTGCTTGCCTTTATTCTTGTGGGCACGGCGCTCTTCGGTGGCGCGATCACCCAGCAGATCGGGCTCACCACCACGACGGTGACGAACTCCGCTTTCCTGACCGGTCTCTACGTCGTCTTCGTGCCGGTCATCTCCGTGCTGTTGTTCCGTCAGGCACCGCACTGGATCATCTGGCCGGTGGCGCTGATTGCACTTTCCGGTATCTTCCTCTTGAGCGGCGGCTCCCTCACCGCCATGTCGACGGGAGATCTGTGGAGCGTCACCTGCGCGGTGTTCTGGGCCCTGCAGATCGTGCTCGCCGGCCGCTTCGTCGCCCGCTCCGCTCGGCCGCTTGCGCTGTCCGCCACGCAGTTTGCCACCTGCGCCCTGCTCTCCATCGCCTTTGGCATGGCGTGGGAACCCGTCTCGCTTGCGGCGATCGAAAATTCGCTCGGCGAAATTCTCTACGTCGGCCTCATATCGTCAGGACTTGCTTTTGTGCTGCAGGTTATCGGCCAGCGTTACACGACGGCTCCGCAGGCCGCGATCTTTTTGTCATCGGAAGCCTTGTTCGGTGCCTTTTTCGGCGCAGCGTTGCTTGGCGAAACCTTGCCGGCAGCAGGTTATTTTGGCTGTGCGCTGATCTTACTTGCGATGTTGACGGTCGAACTGGTGCCTGAACTGCTGAAACGGCGAAACTCTACCTATTAG
- a CDS encoding pyridoxal phosphate-dependent aminotransferase, with protein sequence MAFLADALSRVKPSATIAVSQKARELKAKGRDVIGLGAGEPDFDTPDNVKQAAIDAINRGETKYTPVSGIPQLREAIAAKFKRENGLDYTPAQTIVGTGGKQILFNAFMATLNAGDEVIIPAPYWVSYPEMVALCGGTPVFVSTTQENNFKLQAADLEKAITPKTKWFVFNSPSNPSGAAYSHDELKALTDVLVKHPHVWVLTDDMYEHLTFGDFKFATPVEVEPKLYDRTLTMNGVSKAYAMTGWRIGYAAGPLELIKAMDMIQGQQTSGASSIAQWAAVEALNGPQDFVAKNKKIFEGRRDLVVSMLNQAKGISCPNPEGAFYVYPSCKGLIGKTAPSGKVIETDEDFVTELLETEGVAVVHGSAFGLGPNFRISYATSEEQLEEACRRIQRFCNACQ encoded by the coding sequence ATGGCCTTTCTTGCCGATGCACTTTCCCGCGTAAAGCCGTCCGCCACCATCGCCGTTTCGCAGAAAGCTCGCGAGCTGAAAGCCAAGGGACGCGACGTGATCGGACTTGGCGCCGGCGAGCCGGATTTCGATACGCCGGACAATGTGAAACAGGCAGCCATCGATGCGATCAATCGCGGCGAGACCAAATACACGCCGGTTTCCGGCATTCCGCAGCTGCGCGAGGCGATTGCCGCCAAGTTCAAGCGCGAAAACGGCCTCGACTACACACCGGCCCAGACGATCGTCGGCACCGGCGGCAAGCAGATCCTCTTCAACGCCTTCATGGCGACGCTGAATGCCGGCGACGAAGTGATCATTCCGGCGCCATACTGGGTCTCGTACCCGGAAATGGTGGCGCTGTGCGGTGGCACGCCGGTCTTCGTCTCGACGACGCAGGAAAACAACTTCAAGCTCCAGGCCGCCGATCTCGAAAAGGCGATCACGCCGAAGACCAAGTGGTTCGTGTTCAACTCGCCGTCCAACCCGTCGGGTGCTGCCTATAGCCATGACGAACTGAAGGCGCTGACGGATGTGCTGGTCAAGCACCCGCATGTCTGGGTGCTGACGGACGACATGTACGAGCACCTGACCTTCGGCGATTTCAAGTTCGCGACGCCGGTCGAAGTCGAGCCGAAGCTCTATGACCGCACGCTCACCATGAACGGCGTGTCGAAGGCCTATGCAATGACCGGCTGGCGTATCGGTTACGCCGCCGGCCCGCTGGAGCTGATCAAGGCCATGGACATGATCCAGGGCCAGCAGACCTCCGGCGCCTCCTCGATCGCCCAGTGGGCCGCTGTGGAAGCACTGAATGGCCCGCAGGATTTCGTCGCCAAGAACAAGAAGATCTTCGAGGGCCGCCGTGACCTCGTCGTGTCGATGCTGAACCAGGCCAAGGGCATTTCCTGCCCGAACCCGGAAGGCGCCTTCTACGTCTATCCGTCCTGCAAGGGGCTGATCGGCAAGACGGCACCCTCGGGCAAAGTGATCGAGACGGACGAGGATTTCGTCACCGAGCTTCTGGAAACGGAAGGCGTTGCCGTCGTGCACGGCTCGGCCTTCGGTCTCGGTCCGAACTTCCGCATCTCCTATGCAACCTCGGAAGAACAGCTGGAAGAGGCCTGCCGCCGCATTCAGCGCTTCTGCAACGCCTGCCAGTAA
- a CDS encoding type II toxin-antitoxin system Phd/YefM family antitoxin, which translates to MKTVSIAEAQDRFDELAQQVEKGETVTVTRDGRPVFDIVPREGVAQKKGGIDWEAGQAYLRSIGIKDPFPYIADDFDDPLPEDFLLRPLP; encoded by the coding sequence ATGAAAACTGTGTCTATCGCCGAAGCTCAAGACCGTTTTGACGAACTCGCCCAGCAAGTCGAGAAGGGCGAGACCGTGACCGTCACGCGTGATGGCCGACCGGTGTTCGATATTGTGCCGCGTGAAGGCGTGGCACAGAAGAAGGGCGGGATCGACTGGGAAGCGGGTCAGGCCTATCTCCGCTCGATCGGAATAAAGGATCCGTTTCCCTACATCGCAGATGATTTTGATGATCCTCTGCCCGAGGATTTTCTTCTGCGACCATTGCCTTGA
- a CDS encoding type II toxin-antitoxin system VapC family toxin, producing the protein MAVLLDTHIVIAFLRNSFRTQFPQVHRLLEGSAADGYVSVASLWEIAIKHRLGKLDIDVPLERMPDSLTASGLTILPIEIPHVLTAADPEPPTRDPFDRLLLAQCQVEGLQLVTIDRALVEHPLAFRF; encoded by the coding sequence ATGGCTGTTCTCCTCGACACCCACATAGTCATTGCGTTCTTGCGAAATTCGTTTCGCACGCAGTTTCCGCAGGTACACCGGCTTCTGGAAGGATCAGCGGCAGATGGTTATGTCAGCGTAGCCAGCCTTTGGGAGATCGCGATCAAGCATAGATTGGGTAAGCTGGACATCGACGTGCCTCTTGAACGCATGCCGGACAGCTTGACCGCCAGCGGCCTGACGATCCTGCCGATCGAAATCCCCCACGTCCTCACTGCCGCCGATCCGGAGCCGCCGACGCGCGATCCCTTCGACCGGCTTCTGCTGGCGCAGTGCCAGGTCGAAGGGCTGCAGCTCGTGACCATCGACCGGGCGCTGGTCGAGCATCCGCTGGCGTTCCGGTTCTGA
- a CDS encoding PQQ-dependent sugar dehydrogenase: MTRLPSILASTILSATLALPALAQQAGQPAERGAPNAPSQEPAFANQTRAPQPATMPEIKRETVAEGLPHLWAMEFLPDGRMLVTAKQGAMHIISEEGEAGPAISGVPKVLANGQGGLLDVALAPDYPETGRIFFSFSEEREDGNGTSVASAKLVPNENGGGQLDNVEVIFRQMPSYDGNKHFGSRLAFGPQGELYVTVGERSDREPRVQAQDLDSGLGKIFRITQQGEPFEGNPFIGQNNAQPEIWSLGHRNLQSATIDGEGRLWTVEHGPRGGDELNLPLAGKNYGWPEVTYGVEYSGAPVGQGITKMSNTEQPVYYWDPVIAPSGMAYYDGDAIPEWKGALLVGGLVSQGVVVLHMENDRVKHEERVPLEARIRDVKVGPDGAVYAVTEQRGGGGSTIVKLTKA, encoded by the coding sequence ATGACACGACTGCCATCTATCCTTGCCAGCACCATCCTGTCGGCAACCCTGGCGCTTCCGGCGCTCGCCCAGCAGGCGGGCCAGCCCGCCGAGCGCGGCGCGCCGAATGCGCCGAGCCAGGAGCCGGCCTTCGCCAACCAGACGCGCGCCCCGCAGCCGGCAACGATGCCGGAAATCAAGCGCGAGACCGTGGCCGAAGGACTGCCGCATCTCTGGGCCATGGAGTTCCTGCCCGATGGCCGCATGCTGGTGACGGCGAAGCAGGGCGCGATGCACATCATCTCCGAAGAGGGTGAGGCCGGCCCTGCCATCAGTGGCGTCCCGAAAGTGCTGGCAAACGGCCAGGGCGGTCTGCTCGACGTCGCTTTGGCGCCGGATTATCCAGAAACCGGCCGCATCTTCTTCTCCTTCTCGGAGGAGCGTGAAGACGGCAACGGCACCTCGGTCGCCTCCGCCAAACTGGTGCCGAATGAAAATGGCGGCGGACAACTGGACAATGTCGAGGTGATCTTCCGCCAGATGCCGAGCTATGACGGCAACAAGCATTTCGGCTCCCGCCTCGCCTTCGGACCTCAGGGGGAACTCTACGTGACGGTCGGAGAGCGCTCCGACCGGGAGCCGCGTGTCCAAGCGCAGGATCTCGACAGCGGCCTCGGCAAGATCTTCCGAATTACCCAGCAGGGCGAGCCCTTCGAGGGCAACCCGTTTATCGGCCAGAACAATGCGCAGCCGGAAATCTGGTCGCTCGGCCACCGCAACCTGCAATCCGCGACCATCGATGGCGAGGGACGGCTCTGGACGGTGGAACACGGGCCCCGCGGCGGTGACGAGTTGAACCTGCCACTGGCAGGCAAGAACTATGGCTGGCCGGAGGTCACCTACGGTGTCGAATATAGCGGCGCCCCGGTTGGCCAGGGCATTACCAAGATGTCCAACACAGAGCAGCCCGTCTATTACTGGGACCCGGTGATCGCCCCCTCAGGCATGGCCTATTACGATGGCGATGCCATTCCCGAATGGAAGGGCGCGCTGCTTGTCGGCGGTCTCGTGTCCCAAGGCGTTGTCGTTTTGCACATGGAAAACGACCGGGTGAAACACGAGGAGCGCGTGCCGCTCGAGGCGCGCATTCGGGACGTGAAGGTCGGACCGGACGGCGCCGTCTACGCCGTCACCGAACAGCGCGGCGGCGGCGGCTCCACCATCGTGAAGCTGACCAAGGCCTGA
- a CDS encoding calcium:proton antiporter, whose product MPSVIKREKFLLVAMLAAGLAFFTEHPVLAAGQVAALIAAALLIGVIVLTSTRVAHHAEVLAHKVGDPYGTMILTLSAVAVEVLILAILMNSSNSPTLVRDTIYSAVMLDINGILGLAALLGGLRHGEQPYNDNSGKTYGVMILTAMGISMVVPEFVPKDRWHYYSAFTIVAMIALYGLFLRMQVGAHSYFFSYSYPRQTQAAAGGPAQPAPQHGSTAASITIILIGVALIGLLAEFMSAFIGTGLEGTGAPPALMAVIVAAISAAPEILTALRAALRNRMQAVVNVAMGASLSTVILTVPVMEAIALYTGQPFIMAMTPVQTVMVTITLIAAAINLNDGETNAIEGMTHFVLFATFVVLTLLGL is encoded by the coding sequence ATGCCATCAGTCATCAAACGGGAAAAGTTTCTTCTGGTGGCGATGCTGGCGGCGGGGCTCGCGTTTTTCACCGAACATCCCGTTCTCGCCGCCGGACAGGTGGCGGCCTTGATAGCCGCAGCCCTCCTCATCGGCGTGATCGTGTTGACCTCGACCCGCGTTGCGCATCACGCGGAGGTCCTCGCCCACAAGGTGGGGGACCCGTATGGCACGATGATCCTCACGCTCTCGGCGGTCGCGGTGGAGGTGCTGATCCTGGCCATCCTGATGAACAGCAGCAACTCCCCGACGCTGGTGCGCGACACGATCTACTCCGCCGTGATGCTGGATATCAACGGCATCCTGGGGCTTGCTGCACTTCTCGGCGGCCTGCGCCACGGCGAACAACCGTATAATGACAATTCCGGCAAGACCTATGGCGTGATGATCTTGACCGCCATGGGCATCTCTATGGTGGTGCCGGAATTCGTCCCAAAGGATCGCTGGCACTATTATTCCGCCTTCACCATTGTCGCGATGATCGCGCTCTACGGTCTGTTCCTGCGCATGCAGGTTGGCGCCCACAGCTATTTCTTTTCCTACAGCTATCCAAGACAGACACAGGCGGCGGCAGGCGGCCCGGCCCAGCCGGCGCCACAGCACGGGTCCACGGCTGCCTCGATCACCATCATCCTCATCGGCGTTGCGCTGATTGGCCTCCTGGCGGAATTCATGTCGGCCTTTATCGGCACCGGACTGGAGGGAACCGGTGCGCCGCCGGCCCTGATGGCGGTGATCGTCGCGGCGATTTCCGCCGCACCGGAAATTCTGACGGCGCTGCGGGCCGCTCTGCGCAATCGCATGCAGGCCGTCGTCAACGTCGCGATGGGCGCCTCCCTCTCCACCGTCATCCTCACCGTGCCGGTAATGGAAGCGATCGCGCTTTACACCGGACAGCCCTTCATCATGGCGATGACGCCCGTCCAGACGGTGATGGTGACGATCACGCTGATTGCTGCGGCCATCAACCTCAACGACGGGGAAACGAATGCCATCGAAGGCATGACGCATTTCGTGCTGTTTGCCACTTTCGTGGTCCTGACCTTGCTCGGCCTTTGA
- a CDS encoding DUF2188 domain-containing protein, translated as MTKVTYKIVQHDGGWAYRVDDVFSETFPTHDDALAAARIAAAEQQVGGEPEEISWQDSTGKWHVEHSDGGDRPEAEVVDDATGAASR; from the coding sequence ATGACCAAGGTGACCTACAAGATCGTGCAGCATGATGGCGGCTGGGCGTACCGGGTGGACGACGTGTTTTCCGAAACCTTTCCCACGCATGACGATGCGCTCGCCGCAGCGCGGATCGCCGCGGCCGAACAGCAGGTCGGCGGCGAGCCGGAAGAGATTAGCTGGCAGGATTCGACCGGCAAATGGCATGTCGAACACAGCGATGGCGGAGACAGGCCGGAAGCCGAAGTGGTGGATGATGCCACGGGCGCGGCATCCCGCTGA
- a CDS encoding sterol desaturase family protein: MFYNLVSCSLWPLFLVAGLIGSHIAFQSDAPLFWFNVVYLSIVMLIAIAERLMPYDREWLAPDGETFNNLAHTLLSKGAVQVCAAIGASLPMGIATLVQPLTHPQFDLWPQALPLTLQVVLGLIIAELGLYAAHRFAHENLFLWRFHALHHSVTRLWVVNTGRFHFIDSGFKIALSQIPLYLLGAPLPVFLWIGAVTAFIGILTHCNIDVKTGPLDLVFSTPRLHRWHHSRVVAEGNTNYGENLILWDQIFGTYFNPPRAPSTDIGITGRVAPGFFGQLVQPFSRKGARQILGKAPKPATAPPAPSDAIAADEASSSP; this comes from the coding sequence GTGTTTTACAATCTTGTGTCATGCAGCCTCTGGCCGCTTTTCCTCGTTGCCGGGCTGATCGGCAGCCACATCGCCTTCCAGTCGGATGCGCCCCTCTTCTGGTTCAACGTCGTCTATCTGAGCATCGTCATGCTCATCGCGATTGCAGAACGGCTGATGCCCTATGACCGGGAGTGGCTGGCACCGGATGGCGAAACCTTCAACAACCTGGCACACACGCTGTTGAGCAAGGGCGCGGTCCAGGTTTGCGCGGCGATCGGCGCCTCACTGCCGATGGGCATTGCCACCCTTGTCCAGCCGCTGACGCATCCGCAATTCGATCTCTGGCCGCAGGCCCTGCCGCTGACGCTGCAGGTGGTGCTCGGGCTGATCATCGCCGAACTCGGCCTCTATGCCGCGCATCGCTTTGCGCACGAAAACCTGTTCCTCTGGCGCTTCCACGCGCTGCATCACAGCGTCACCCGGCTCTGGGTGGTCAATACCGGCCGTTTCCATTTCATCGATTCCGGCTTCAAGATCGCGCTCAGCCAGATCCCGCTTTATCTGCTCGGCGCACCGCTGCCGGTCTTTCTCTGGATCGGCGCCGTGACCGCCTTCATCGGCATTCTCACCCACTGCAATATCGACGTGAAAACCGGGCCGCTCGACCTCGTCTTCAGCACGCCGCGCCTGCACCGGTGGCACCATTCGCGCGTGGTCGCCGAGGGCAATACCAATTACGGCGAGAATCTCATCCTCTGGGACCAGATTTTCGGCACGTATTTTAACCCGCCGCGCGCGCCCTCGACCGATATCGGCATCACTGGCCGCGTTGCGCCGGGCTTTTTCGGCCAACTGGTCCAGCCCTTTTCACGCAAGGGTGCCCGCCAGATCCTGGGCAAGGCCCCAAAACCCGCGACCGCGCCACCCGCGCCAAGCGACGCCATTGCAGCGGACGAGGCAAGCTCGTCCCCCTGA
- a CDS encoding NAD-dependent epimerase/dehydratase family protein, with amino-acid sequence MMSEKPLALVLGATGGIGGAVARRLMLKGWRVRALNRRASEAALREPAFDWVKGDAMNADDVLLAAEGASLIVHAVNPPGYRDWDKLVLPMLDNTIAAARKSGARILLPGTVYNYGPDAFPLIAEDSPQLPLTRKGAIRVEMERRLKAASEEGVSVLIVRAGDFFGPGAVNSWFSQGLVAGGRPLRTIKRLSKPGIGHQWAYLPDVAETMVRLVEEGDRLSCFETFHMGGVWDHDGLQMIDAIQRAVEPPLRVSRFPWWALMLASPFVPLLREIREMRYLWQRPVRLSNVKLRAFLGQEPSTPLDTAIRSTLDALGCLPAEQSLAPIKQRLQAGDVAELS; translated from the coding sequence ATGATGAGTGAAAAGCCTCTGGCGCTGGTGCTGGGTGCCACCGGCGGGATCGGCGGAGCGGTTGCCCGCCGATTGATGCTGAAGGGCTGGAGGGTGCGGGCGCTGAACCGCAGGGCGTCCGAGGCCGCGCTGCGGGAGCCGGCCTTTGACTGGGTCAAGGGCGATGCCATGAATGCCGATGATGTTCTGCTCGCGGCAGAAGGCGCAAGCCTGATTGTTCACGCGGTCAATCCGCCCGGCTACCGGGATTGGGACAAGCTCGTCCTGCCGATGCTCGACAATACCATCGCCGCCGCCCGGAAAAGCGGGGCACGGATCCTGCTGCCGGGCACCGTCTACAATTATGGGCCGGATGCCTTTCCGCTGATTGCCGAAGACAGCCCGCAACTCCCGCTGACGCGCAAGGGCGCCATCCGCGTCGAGATGGAACGCCGGCTGAAGGCTGCCTCGGAAGAGGGAGTGAGTGTGTTGATCGTGAGGGCCGGCGATTTCTTCGGGCCGGGCGCCGTCAATAGCTGGTTTTCCCAAGGGCTGGTTGCGGGCGGCCGTCCGCTCCGGACGATCAAGCGCCTCTCGAAGCCCGGGATTGGGCACCAGTGGGCCTATCTGCCGGATGTCGCCGAAACCATGGTGCGGCTGGTGGAGGAGGGGGATCGCTTGTCCTGCTTCGAGACCTTTCACATGGGTGGCGTCTGGGATCACGATGGGCTGCAGATGATCGACGCCATCCAGCGTGCTGTCGAGCCGCCGCTGAGGGTCAGCCGGTTTCCCTGGTGGGCACTGATGCTGGCGAGCCCCTTCGTTCCCTTGCTTCGGGAGATCCGGGAAATGCGCTACCTCTGGCAGCGGCCGGTGCGCTTGTCGAATGTGAAGCTGCGCGCATTCCTCGGCCAGGAGCCGTCGACACCGCTCGATACGGCCATCCGGTCAACCCTGGATGCGCTGGGGTGCCTGCCGGCGGAGCAGTCCTTAGCGCCGATCAAGCAGCGCCTGCAGGCCGGTGACGTGGCCGAGCTTTCCTGA
- a CDS encoding alkene reductase yields MPTLFDDVTFGDLTLKNRIVMAPLTRNRSPKAVPNDLNVVYYEQRATAGLIVSEGTAITQQGQGYADVPGLYLPEALAGWQKVTDAVHARGGKIVTQLWHVGRISHVSLQPNGGAPVAPSAIAAKSKTYIINEDGTGGFAETSEPRALELSELPGIVEDFRKAARAAVDAGFDGVEIHAANGYLLDQFMKDGANQRTDAYGGSIENRIRLTLEVVDAVAKEISGGRTGIRLSPTTPANDVRDSNPQAVFNAVVEQLASRDLAFIHVIEGATGGPRDHQYEGTSFDYAAFKQAYVAAGGKGAWMVNNGYTAETAKEAVESGKADLVSFGKPFIANPDLVRRIRDGAAWNEINPKTLYGGGAEGYTDYPALDAAE; encoded by the coding sequence ATGCCGACATTGTTCGATGACGTCACATTTGGCGATCTCACCCTGAAGAACCGGATCGTGATGGCCCCGCTGACGCGCAATCGCTCGCCGAAGGCCGTCCCGAACGACCTCAACGTCGTCTACTACGAGCAGCGTGCGACCGCCGGCCTGATCGTGTCGGAAGGCACCGCCATCACCCAGCAGGGTCAGGGCTATGCCGATGTTCCGGGCCTCTATCTTCCGGAAGCGCTCGCCGGCTGGCAAAAGGTGACCGATGCCGTGCACGCCCGCGGCGGCAAGATCGTCACGCAGCTCTGGCATGTCGGCCGCATCTCGCATGTGTCGCTGCAGCCGAATGGTGGCGCACCGGTCGCTCCCTCCGCGATTGCCGCCAAGTCGAAGACCTATATCATCAACGAGGATGGCACCGGCGGCTTTGCCGAAACCTCGGAACCGCGCGCCCTCGAACTTTCCGAACTGCCCGGCATTGTCGAGGATTTCCGCAAGGCGGCCCGCGCCGCCGTGGACGCCGGTTTTGATGGCGTCGAAATCCACGCCGCCAACGGCTATCTGCTCGACCAGTTCATGAAGGACGGCGCCAACCAGCGCACGGACGCCTATGGCGGCTCGATCGAGAACCGCATCCGCCTGACGCTCGAGGTGGTGGACGCCGTGGCCAAGGAAATCAGTGGCGGCAGGACCGGCATCCGCCTGTCGCCGACCACGCCGGCCAACGACGTCCGCGACAGCAATCCGCAGGCCGTCTTCAATGCCGTGGTCGAACAGCTCGCCAGCCGCGACCTCGCCTTCATCCATGTGATCGAAGGCGCCACCGGCGGCCCGCGCGACCATCAGTACGAAGGCACGAGCTTCGACTACGCTGCCTTCAAGCAGGCCTATGTCGCTGCCGGCGGCAAGGGCGCCTGGATGGTCAACAACGGTTACACCGCAGAAACGGCCAAGGAGGCGGTTGAAAGCGGCAAGGCGGATCTCGTGTCCTTCGGCAAGCCCTTCATCGCCAATCCGGACCTCGTCCGCCGCATCAGGGATGGCGCCGCCTGGAACGAGATCAACCCGAAGACGCTCTATGGCGGTGGCGCGGAAGGCTACACCGACTATCCGGCGCTCGACGCTGCCGAATAA
- a CDS encoding ArsR/SmtB family transcription factor has product MDKTEILKALSHPVRVEFLEWMRQPEAHFSSQAHPLDMGICANQFEKRCGLSQSTVSAHLATLEKAGLVTITKVGQWTFYHRNEEAIRAFLAHLGETL; this is encoded by the coding sequence GTGGACAAGACTGAGATCCTCAAGGCGCTCTCGCATCCGGTTCGTGTCGAGTTCCTCGAATGGATGCGACAGCCGGAAGCGCATTTTTCCTCGCAGGCCCACCCCCTGGACATGGGCATCTGCGCCAACCAGTTCGAAAAGCGCTGTGGACTGTCGCAGTCCACCGTCTCGGCGCATCTGGCGACACTCGAAAAGGCGGGCCTGGTGACAATCACCAAGGTTGGCCAGTGGACCTTCTACCACCGGAACGAGGAAGCCATTCGCGCCTTCCTCGCCCATCTCGGGGAAACGCTCTGA
- a CDS encoding LysR family transcriptional regulator VtlR: MPLDWDKLRIFHAAAEAGSFTHAADKLHLSQSAISRQVSALEQDVGVKLFHRHARGLILTEQGELLYRTAHDVLLKLETVKVQLTETTEKPSGKLRVTTTVGLGQGWLTDKVQEFLQLYPEMSIQLILDNEELDVNMRHADCAIRLRQPQQSDLIQRKLFTVHMHVYAAPSYINRFGEPQTIEDLDHHRIITFGEPAPNYLLDVNWLEYAGRNSDNPRLPHLQINSQTSIKRACLLGIGIAVLPDYIVGRDPGLIQLAINADIPSFDTYFCYPDEMKNAAKLKVFRDFIVAKARNWSF; the protein is encoded by the coding sequence GTGCCACTCGACTGGGACAAACTGCGTATTTTTCACGCCGCCGCAGAGGCCGGCTCCTTCACGCATGCGGCCGACAAGCTGCATCTGTCCCAGTCGGCCATCAGCCGCCAGGTCAGCGCGCTGGAACAGGATGTGGGCGTCAAGCTCTTCCACCGCCATGCGCGCGGCCTGATCCTGACCGAACAGGGCGAACTCCTCTATCGCACCGCTCACGACGTGCTTCTGAAGCTGGAAACCGTGAAGGTGCAGCTGACGGAGACGACGGAAAAGCCAAGCGGCAAACTGCGCGTCACCACCACCGTCGGCCTCGGCCAGGGCTGGCTGACCGACAAGGTGCAGGAATTCCTGCAGCTGTACCCGGAAATGTCGATCCAGCTCATCCTCGACAACGAGGAACTGGATGTGAATATGCGCCACGCCGATTGCGCCATCCGCCTGCGCCAGCCTCAGCAATCCGATCTCATCCAGCGCAAGCTGTTTACCGTGCACATGCACGTTTATGCGGCGCCCTCCTATATCAACCGGTTTGGCGAACCGCAGACGATCGAGGATCTCGACCACCACCGCATCATCACCTTCGGTGAACCGGCGCCAAACTATCTGCTGGACGTCAACTGGCTGGAATATGCCGGCCGCAACTCCGACAATCCGCGCCTGCCGCACCTGCAGATCAACAGCCAGACGTCGATCAAGCGCGCCTGCCTGCTCGGAATCGGCATCGCCGTTCTGCCGGATTACATCGTTGGCCGCGATCCGGGACTGATTCAGCTCGCCATCAATGCCGACATTCCGTCCTTCGACACCTATTTCTGCTATCCGGACGAGATGAAAAATGCGGCGAAGCTGAAAGTGTTTCGGGATTTCATCGTCGCCAAGGCGCGCAACTGGAGCTTCTAA